The Aspergillus luchuensis IFO 4308 DNA, chromosome 7, nearly complete sequence genome has a segment encoding these proteins:
- a CDS encoding ferric reductase family protein (COG:P,Q;~EggNog:ENOG410PHSN;~InterPro:IPR013112,IPR017927,IPR013130,IPR013121, IPR039261;~PFAM:PF08022,PF01794,PF08030;~SECRETED:SignalP(1-20);~TransMembrane:6 (n5-15c20/21o219-240i310-330o353-371i391-412o424-446i453-470o);~go_function: GO:0016491 - oxidoreductase activity [Evidence IEA];~go_process: GO:0055114 - oxidation-reduction process [Evidence IEA]): protein MRSQAAILLGLSWAVSPVLAGQGLTMSAPNLADYCFYSIYSSLGSYTFEGATSTSSDSGTTAHGSSSQSSSTNSSSSSSSSSGHGSSSSSSSHRRRALREKRGHHGASSTGGCTSTVGVMSLYASAKAWCTEEQLNSAIPSYWESLCEQSSVSLISLTEIEANATDAYIASLPVIDPETNSTTTTGTIESPVLLSHSYYKRAYKSYVTHDYALIKDKRYGWGLMGYWGGVLALGMIVKAWKFVRSSMRLSSSGDAEKNSAGPQSKAFAPVAAVAHFMRTYFVIPASFAPYLSNHQQLFLFHTIPKRLDTLIVFGFWAVAIILSCVNYQSFTGNISTPSLYQQNWQYSSDRTGVLSYACLPFLWLFAGRNNIFLWATDFNVQSFNIFHRHTAWVCTLLAIVHSIAYTVVFQVYDGRYHSALKQNYFYMGIVATVVMAVILFQSGTWLRQRFYETFLIIHVLLAILTIYALFRHTSFDGTVYNGYLWPMVAIWGFDRTVRYVRMLYCNLHVKFGKGFISTTSSTVTYSPESDLIRVEMYPASQTLKPGPGQHYYLYQPVTLRGWENHPFTLGCYENATSKEESSKLIFYIRPYDGWTRRLRDQCQKAGSEIRPKLLLEGPYGHQAPLHTFDTVLMIVGGTGIACAVPYILDHISRVEAGKTNTTRIQLIWTGRQKKIFDEVCCRDLSAALEHSDITTTLFCTDKSAAGNVIDSGSTTPTKEKEAVADAMALQDRSSGSIRSVEDLNVELRYGRPAIRTSVMTAVREAEASSARLAVITCGPAVMADDCRSSVYEAMKGGFQDIEYFEEAFGW from the exons ATGCGTTCCCAGGCTGCCATCTTGCTTGGACTGAGTTGGGCCGTGAGCCCGGTCCTCGCCGGGCAGGGCTTGACAATGTCGGCTCCCAATCTGGCTGATTATTGCTTCTACTCTATATATTCGTCCCTCGGCTCATACACATTCGAAGGGGCAACCTCGACATCGTCGGACTCCGGCACCACAGCGCATGGGTCTTCCAGCCAGTCTTCCTctaccaactcctccagtAGCTCCTCCAGTAGCTCTGGACATGGCTCGTCCAGCAGCTCAAGCTCACACCGTCGCCGAGCCTTGCGAGAGAAGCGTGGTCATCATGGTGCCAGTTCAACGGGAGGTTGTACGAGTACCGTGGGAGTCATGTCCCTGTATGCAAGTGCAAAGGCGTGGTGCACTGAGGAACAACTCAATTCCGCAATCCCATCCTACTGGGAGAGTCTTTGTGAACAAAGCAGCGTGTCCCTGATTAGCCTGACCGAGATTGAAGCCAATGCCACCGACGCCTATATTGCCTCCTTGCCTGTTATCGACCCGGAAACtaatagtactactacgacCGGAACCATTGAATCACCTGTCCTTCTGAGCCATTCCTACTACAAGCGGGCTTACAAGTCTTAC GTTACTCACGACTATGCACTGATCAAAGACAAACGCTACGGATGGGGTCTCATGGGATACTGGGGCGGTGTCCTGGCCCTTGGAATGATAGTGAAGGCCTGGAAGTTTGTCCGTTCTAGTATGAGACTTTCTAGTTCTGGTGACGCCGAGAAAAACAGTGCAGGCCCTCAAAGCAAGGCATTCGCACCAGTCGCTGCAGTTGCACACTTTATGCGCACATACTTTGTGATTCCTGCCAGCTTCGCTCCCTACCTGTCGAACCACCAACAGCTGTTCTTGTTTCACACCATTCCCAAACGACTGGACACCTTGATCGTCTTTGGTTTCTGGGCCGTCGCTATCATCCTGTCTTGCGTCAACTACCAGAGTTTCACGGGTAACATCAG CACGCCGAGTCTGTACCAGCAAAACTGGCAATATTCCTCCGACCGCACTGGTGTTTTGTCCTACGCTTGCCTGCCCTTCCTTTGGCTCTTTGCTGGACGCAACAATATTTTCCTCTGGGCGACCGATTTCAACGTGCAGTCtttcaacatcttccaccGTCACACCGCCTGGGTGTGTACCCTTTTGGCTATTGTTCACTCAATCGCCTACACTGTGGTCTTCCAGGTTTATG ATGGCAGATACCACAGCGCGCTGAAGCAGAACTACTTCTACATGGGTATTGTG GCTACCGTTGTTATGGCAGTTATACTCTTCCAGTCTGGTACTTGGCTTCGTCAGAGATTCTACGAGACTTTCCTCATCATTCACGTCCTCTTGGCCATTCTGACCATCTACGCCTTGTTCCG CCACACCAGCTTCGACGGAACCGTCTACAACGGCTACCTCTGGCCCATGGTTGCCATTTGGGGCTTCGATCGTACCGTCCGCTATGTACGCATGCTCTACTGCAACCTCCACGTCAAGTTCGGAAAGGGCTTCATCTCGAcgacctcctccacagtcACCTATAGTCCTGAAAGCGACCTGATCCGCGTCGAGATGTACCCTGCCTCTCAGACCCTGAAGCCTGGCCCTGGCCAACACTACTACCTCTACCAACCCGTCACTCTCCGCGGTTGGGAAAACCACCCCTTCACTCTGGGATGTTACGAGAACGCAACCTCGAAGGAGGAGTCCTCGAAGCTTATCTTCTACATCCGTCCCTATGACGGCTGGACGAGACGTCTTCGTGACCAATGCCAGAAGGCCGGCTCTGAAATCCGCCCTAAGCTCCTCCTGGAGGGTCCATACGGACACCAGGCCCCACTTCACACTTTCGACACAGTCCTCATGATCGTGGGTGGAACTGGTATTGCCTGCGCGGTGCCTTACATCCTGGACCACATCTCGCGCGTCGAGGCCGGTAAGACCAACACCACTCGTATCCAGCTCATCTGGACAGGCCGCCAAAAGAAGATCTTCGACGAAGTCTGCTGCAGAGATCTGTCCGCAGCTTTGGAGCACAGCGACATTACCACCACTCTTTTCTGCACTGACAAGTCGGCGGCCGGAAACGTAATTGACTCCGGCTCAACGACTCcgacgaaggagaaggaggctgttgCGGATGCTATGGCTCTCCAGGACAGGTCCAGTGGGTCTATTCGCTCCGTCGAGGACCTCAACGTCGAACTGCGCTACGGCCGGCCTGCTATTCGCACTAGTGTAATGACTGCTGTGCGTGAGGCAGAGGCTAGCTCGGCCCGTTTAGCTGTTATTACCTGTGGTCCGGCCGTGATGGCGGATGATTGCAGGTCTTCGGTGTACGAGGCCATGAAGGGTGGATTCCAGGACATTGAGTACTTCGAGGAGGCATTCGGCTGGTAA
- a CDS encoding uncharacterized protein (COG:S;~EggNog:ENOG410PYH9;~TransMembrane:6 (o36-57i69-89o118-135i147-167o187-211i223-245o)), giving the protein MLSQLSHVYHPLRIPNIGIRAIYPATKHAPDHVDEIAIATIYLMVMMILAVLIRLAFRIHMLRSLEWDDGTISLALIFAVAQCAVILAGTRNGLGKRELSLSDTEVQTLEKVLYSSDILYILALSLAKASVLLLLNRLAVNKWHKRISFWTSILVGIWTVPVFFTLALQCGVPEPWYFSEGHCIDSFAFWTGISPIDIITELVICILPIYIVKPVQVASGKKVTVVVAFFIRIFVIITTVIRLILMRHSQSFPSTDMNDAAFATTITTECVLCVSIMTACIPCLKPFLDAFDSGMLNVSLHKRIGGGSNSNSYGNAYAMTSMSKGVRESATRSRYMEDEIEGLGTSAAAFAVTSPGQPLGRRDSTLVIQRTDQWSVRCEYVDPRNESVEDVTERSENSVAGCEHSL; this is encoded by the exons ATGCTTTCACAGCTCTCGCATGTCTACCATCCTCTTCGCATCCCTAATATTGGCATACGCGCAATTTACCCGGCGACGAAACATGCGCCCGATCATGTCGACGAAATAGCCATTGCCACTATTTacttgatggtgatgatgatactggcTGTTTTGATACGACTGGCCTTCCGGATTCACATGCTTCGTTCACTGGAGTGGGACGATGGGACTATATCGCTTGCACTG ATCTTCGCTGTTGCACAATGTGCTGTCATTCTTGCTGGAACGAGGAATGGCTTGGGCAAGCGAGAATTGAGCCTCAGTGACACGGAAGTCCAAACACTAGAGAAG GTTCTCTATTCATCGGACATTCTATACATTCTTGCTCTTAGCTTAGCAAAGGCCTCGGTACTGCTGCTCTTGAACAGGTTGGCTGTTAACAAGTGGCATAAGCGAATTTCATTCTGGACGTCAATTTTGGTCGGTATTTGGACTGTGCCCGTCTTTTTCACTCTGGCACTACAATGCGGAGTGCCTGAACCTTGGTATTTTAGCGAAGGCCATTGCATAGATAGT TTCGCCTTCTGGACAGGCATCTCCCCCATCGACATAATAACAGAACTCGTCATCTGCATCCTACCCATCTACATCGTGAAACCAGTCCAGGTCGCCTCCGGGAAGAAAGTCACAGTTGTGGTTGCATTCTTCATCCGCATCTT CGTTATCATAACCACAGTTAttcgcctcatcctcatgcGCCACTCCcagtctttcccctccacgGACATGAACGACGCCGCGTTTGCAACAACCATCACAACAGAATGCGTCCTCTGCGTCAGCATCATGACAGCCTGCATTCCGTGCCTGAAACCGTTCCTCGACGCCTTTGACAGCGGCATGCTCAATGTATCCTTACATAAGCGCATTGGTGgaggcagcaacagcaactcTTATGGCAATGCGTACGCGATGACGAGTATGAGCAAAGGCGTTAGAGAATCAGCCACTAGGTCACGGTACATGGAGGATGAGATCGAGGGATTGGGCACTTCTGCTGCAGCGTTTGCTGTCACATCTCCGGGTCAGCCATTGGGTAGGAGGGACTCTACTTTGGTCATTCAGAGAACAGACCAGTGGAGTGTAAGGTGCGAGTACGTTGATCCGAGAAATGAGTCTGTTGAGGATGTAACAGAGCGGTCGGAGAATAGTGTGGCTGGGTGTGAACATTCTTTGTAG
- a CDS encoding FTR1 family protein (COG:P;~EggNog:ENOG410PFYA;~InterPro:IPR004923;~PFAM:PF03239;~TransMembrane:7 (o6-32i52-76o88-109i147-168o180-199i211-231o296-315i);~go_component: GO:0016020 - membrane [Evidence IEA];~go_component: GO:0033573 - high-affinity iron permease complex [Evidence IEA];~go_function: GO:0005381 - iron ion transmembrane transporter activity [Evidence IEA];~go_process: GO:0034755 - iron ion transmembrane transport [Evidence IEA]), with translation MANSVFAVTVFFICFRECLESVIIVSVLLSFLKQTLGGEGDVQTLKRLNRHVWLGVALGLFICLCVGGGMIGAFYGLNKDVFTGSEDIWEGIFGFIASIIISIMGAGLLRVSKLQDKWRDKLAQALEEKEKTNIGVYQRFKDWSKKYVMFLLPFVTVLREGLEAVVYVGGVGLGLPATSFPLAVVCGLAAGIAVGYLLYRCGNTASLQYFLIISTCFLYLVSAGLFSRAIWYLQNNAWNNIIGGDASETGSGAGSYDIRQSVWHVNCCNPELGSGGGWGIFNALFGWTNSATYGSVLGYNLYWICIITAYVCMWYNERYGYIPFFSACMRRIRPKKAASRSSSEGVIEKSKEVDMMPSQIVTREINA, from the exons ATGGCCAACAGTGTGTTTGCAGTGACAG ttttcttcatctgctttcGTGAATGTCTCGAGAGTGTCATTATCGTCTCCGTGCTTCTGTCTTTCCTGAAACAGACActaggaggagaaggcgatgTGCAAACCTTAAAACGATTAAATCGACAT GTATGGCTTGGTGTAGCATTAGGTCTCTTCATATGTCTATgtgtcggtggtggtatgattGGTGCCTTCTACGGCCTCAACAAGGATGTCTTCACCGGCAGTGAGGATATCTGGGAAGGTATCTTCGGTTTCATCGCTTCCATCATTATCAGTATCATGGGTGCTGGCCTGTTGCGTGTCTCGAAGTTGCAGGACAAGTGGCGTGATAAGCTGGCCCAGGCtcttgaagagaaggagaagaccaaCATCGGTGTTTACCAGCGTTTCAAAGACTGGTCCAAGAAATATGTCATGTTCCTTCTTCCGTTCGTGACTGTTCTTCGTGAGGGTCTTGAAGCCGTCGTGTATGTCGGTGGTGTGGGTCTCGGTCTCCCTGCTACTTCGTTCCCTCTCGCAGTCGTTTGTGGTCTTGCTGCCGGTATTGCTGTCGGATACCTTCTTTACAG ATGTGGTAACACTGCCTCACTGCAATACTTCCTGATCATCTCGACCTGCTTCCTCTACCTCGTCTCCGCTGGTCTCTTCTCCCGTGCCATCTGGTACCTCCAGAACAACGCCTGGAACAATATCATCGGTGGTGATGCCTCCGAAACGGGTTCGGGAGCCGGTTCCTACGATATCCGCCAGAGTGTCTGGCATGTCAACTGCTGCAACCCCGAACTCGgtagcggtggtggatggggtatCTTCAACGCCCTTTTCGGCTGGACCAACTCTGCTACCTATGGATCTGTGCTGGGTTACAATCTCTATTGGATCTGTATCATCACTGCCTATGTTTGCATGTGGTACAATGAGCGTTACGGCTACATTCCGTTCTTCTCGGCCTGCATGCGCAGAATCCGCCCTAAGAAGGCTGCCAGCCGGTCCAGCAGTGAGGGCGTGATTGAGAAGAGCAAGGAGGTTGATATGATGCCATCGCAGATTGTCACCAGGGAGATCAATGCCTGA
- a CDS encoding uncharacterized protein (COG:S;~EggNog:ENOG410PMZJ;~InterPro:IPR038921): protein MTTTTTALAIGEPQPMHNANHIFNAIHSSMRQWGSSLHHNGMSFFLASVPKGVKLYHGETRSDPISRIGWMAFDPEHAMVFARTPSKQPSHSVDSESQQVINTPAQTGWLHTYATTEDLRLVYIDGTSAGKSQIGTLDLQDRVLFEDKLEHGGVSQESARARAICEIVQEEWNGRIDGVIRMAAGFEIILCNPEQKLDTVNIARVTLPSRDSAKKSGKPGDLLRTVTSRYHGIGGDRVIVNYDAFVTAYDYGLDLFHGGSKHPRLAHLPSSSLAPIRDDLTSLVMNHDPTTRVINWQGVVDMVVEKYGRILRGLVSGHHDDQAARLEFIIETAERILSPFIDRDNRDYYAEIDRCASQFIPTHAPKDSLGYRAVYTVGSRICSSLMAVTEAKEYGIVTTILQDLMHYLDWSVWKECYGCQDDEFCAVPIWPQGSQEDYDHPRCQKYDSAFQGDNDYWGPVWR from the coding sequence AtgactaccaccaccacggccctCGCGATCGGGGAACCGCAACCCATGCACAACGCCAACCACATCTTCAACGCCATTCACTCCTCCATGCGACAATGGGGATCATCACTTCATCATAATGGAatgtctttttttcttgcttctgtcCCGAAGGGAGTCAAGCTCTATCACGGTGAGACACGATCGGACCCCATCTCCAGGATAGGCTGGATGGCTTTCGACCCCGAGCACGCCATGGTATTCGCTCGAACTCCTTCAAAACAGCCATCTCACAGCGTGGACTCCGAGTCCCAGCAAGTAATAAATACCCCAGCTCAGACTGGCTGGCTTCACACCTACGCGACCACGGAAGACCTTCGCCTCGTTTACATTGACGGTACCTCGGCGGGGAAGTCTCAAATAGGCACACTGGACCTGCAGGACAGAGTCCTATTCGAAGATAAACTGGAGCATGGAGGCGTAAGCCAAGAGTCAGCGCGCGCTCGCGCCATTTGTGAGATCGTGCaagaggaatggaatggacGTATCGACGGCGTGATCAGGATGGCAGCAGGTTTTGAGATCATTCTCTGTAATCCCGAACAGAAGCTAGACACAGTCAATATTGCTCGAGTGACGCTTCCCAGTCGGGATTCCGCAAAGAAGAGCGGCAAACCTGGTGACTTGCTTCGGACGGTCACATCAAGATACCATGGCATTGGCGGCGACCGCGTCATTGTCAACTATGACGCTTTCGTCACTGCATATGACTATGGTCTTGATCTGTTCCATGGTGGTAGTAAGCATCCACGTCTTGCGCatctcccttcttcatcgcttGCGCCCATTAGGGATGATTTGACTTCGCTAGTCATGAATCACGATCCTACGACGCGGGTGATAAACTGGCAAGGAgtggtggacatggtggTTGAGAAATACGGTCGCATTCTGCGCGGCTTAGTATCCGGCCATCATGACGATCAGGCTGCTCGTCtcgaatttattatagagacGGCAGAGCGTATATTATCCCCATTTATCGATCGCGACAATCGTGATTACTACGCTGAGATTGACCGATGTGCTAGCCAGTTCATTCCAACTCATGCTCCTAAGGACTCTTTGGGCTACCGCGCTGTCTATACTGTTGGCAGCAGGATCTGCAGCAGTCTTATGGCAGTCACGGAGGCTAAGGAGTACGGTATAGTGACAACTATTTTGCAGGACCTGATGCACTATCTTGACTGGAGTGTATGGAAGGAGTGTTATGGTTGCCAGGATGATGAATTTTGTGCTGTTCCTATCTGGCCGCAGGGGTCACAGGAAGATTACGATCATCCGCGATGCCAGAAGTATGATAGCGCCTTTCAGGGGGACAATGACTACTGGGGCCCTGTGTGGCGTTAG